The following is a genomic window from Litorilinea aerophila.
TTGATAGAAGACCCAGCGCCGGCTCAGCCAGAATTGAGCCATGGTCACCAGCATGATCACGATAAAGAGGATGACCGTGATCGCGGACCCGTAACCAAATTCCAGGTTTTTGAAGGCCGCTTCATACATCACCATCACGGCAGTCCGGCTGGCATCTCCAGGGCCACCTCTGGTCATGATGTAGGGCTGCTCAAAAACCTGGAGCGCGCCGATCACGCTGACTACAATGGCAAAGAGCAGGGTCGGGCTCAACATGGGCAGAATGATGTGCCAGATGCGACGGAGCCCTGTGGCCCCGTCCACATCGGCTGCGTCCAAAATTTCTGGAGAAATATTGGTCAATCCTCCGATGAATAAGATGAAGGTGAAGCCCAGTTGATGCCAGACATAGGCAATCATGACGGTGATCAAGGCCCATGTGCTGGAGTTGAGCCACGGAACGCGAGGAAGACCGATAAGGGTCAGGTAATAGTTGACGACGCCAAATTCCCTGTGAAACATGTATCCCAGCGAAATGGAAACGGCCGCGCTGGACATCAGCAATGGGAGAAAGAAGGCGGACCGAAAGTAGTACCGAAAGAAACGCCCCATCTTTTGAGTGACAGCAAGGGCTAAAATCAGGGCAAGAACGATCTGGGTCGTCACAGCCATGGCCACGAACCGAAAGGTATTCAGGAAGCTCGTGAGCACTTGCTTGTCTGTGATCAGGCGCTGATAGTTCTCGGCACCAACCAGCTGGGGCGCAGTAAAGACATTCCACTGAAAGAAGCTAAGCCCAAAGGACACCAGCACCGGGCCTGCTGTAAAGATAAGGATCCCCAACACCGTTGGTAATAAAAAGAGGTACCCCATAGCGGCTTTTCGCCTTCGCATTCCTGTCAGCGTATTCGCAGTCAGCCAGGCCAGGGGGCCGCCTCCCGTGCCAGGTTGTTTTGATATCTGGGAAGCATTCTGCATATGGGCCATGTAATCCTCCTGAGGGAGGCCGGGCAGCCGCTACGCCGCCCGGCCTCGTTGCCTTCGTATACTTTGTTGGATCAGCCTTCCAGTTTGTACATGTTCTGACCCTGCCGAGCATAGAGCTCTTCCAGCTCTGCCTGCATCTGATCCAGGGCCTGCTGCGCGGTCAGCTCAAAGGTCATTGCCAGGCCCGTATACTTGGTGAAGATGTTCGTCATGGCGTTGGAGATGGGCGGCGCCGGGATAGGAGCAGTGTCGGGGTGATCATCCAGGGTAGAGTAGAAGACTTCCCAGTGCTCAGGTCCGGTTTCGGCAAAGGCCTCTGCGTTCACCATGGATCGCCGCGATGGGGTGGTTAGAATGACCGGGTTGAAGATGCCATTGACTGCCATCCCCTCTTTGCTCACCTCCAGCTTCTGAAATTCCCAGGCGATGTCTTTGTGTTCCGAGCCCGTGAACATGAATTTGCCGCCCGTGCCAAACTGATGTCGCTGGGACTTCCACTTTGGGAACAACTGGACATCGAAGGCTCCCTTCGGCATGCCGGCGTTATGGAGACCACCGGCCCAGAAGCCACCTGCCGGTGTCATCCCCAACTTGCCGCTAGTAAAGAATCCCTGCAGGGTCTGGCCACCGCCCAGCTCGATGGCCGGAGCTGTGCCTTCCCGGGTTAATTCCTGCATGAGTTCCAGGGCCTCCACATTGGCCGGATCATTGGCCTTGGGTGCCAGCCACCGGAAACCGCCACCCCGGCCCTCGGCAGCAGGGTCGTCTTTGTAAAAGGTCTGCCACAGCCATTCGCCCCCTGGTGCCCGCTCTTCCGTCAGCAGGTTGCTCTCGTTGACAAAGATCCAGGGCATCCAGCTACCCCACAGGCGGTTCGTCCAGGCATAGCCGAAGACCTCGGTCTCTCCACTGGCGTTCTTTTTCGTGATGGCCCTGGCAATTTCCAGGAAATCCTCCACCGTCCAGTCCGACGCCGGATGATCATACCCCGCCTCGGCGAAGAGTTCCGTGTTGTAGTACATGTTGGCCGCGTTGAAGTCACGGGAAAGCTCGTACAGGCTGCCCTCCCACATCATGGCTTCAATCAACGATGGATGCACATCGGCGAAATACTCTGCCAGTTCTGCCTCGTCTCGCTTGACATATTCATCCAGCGGTTCAGCCAAACCCTGCCCCGCATAAAGCTGGGTGGCTTCGGTGGCTGCAAATCCGATGTCCAGGGTTTGTCCGGCAGCAACCATGGACAGGATCTTGCTGGCCACCTCTTCATGGTCGATGCCTGTCACGTTGATATATTCGATCTCCACCTGGCCATTCCGTTCCATGAAGAGGTCTGCCAGGGGCTGCTCGTTGGTGGCATTGCCCTGTACCCGCAGTAAGATCTTTTCCGCCGCGGGCGCCGCGGATTCACTTCCCTGCTCTGCTGCCGGTGCCTGTGGGGCGGCAGGCGTGCTACAGGCAACCAGGGTCATGCCGAGGGATGTCAGACCTGCCATACGTAGAAAACTGCGGCGAGAGATGGGGCGTGCGGATGTCTCCTGCAACATGTGGAATCTCCTTTGCTCTTCATTCAGTTTTGACTTCTGCCAGATGGCAATCAAGGACCATGGTCAATGAAGCCGGGATGAATCGGGCCGTATATCTCAAAGCCTCTGATCCCGGAACGCGTCATGTCCTTCCTCAGAAGGCACCCGCAGTTTGACGGGATCAGGCTATCCCGGTATCCTGAGGGCACAGAAGTTGTCTCGGATGTTCACTGGCGCTTCCCAGCTTACCCATGACCCCATTCCCCCACAAGGTCCTCATCCGGACATCGACCGGACGCGATCCGGACCATGGCCATGCTTGCCGGTATGTTTGATGATTTCGAACAACAACTGCGGGAAACCCTCACCCACCTCTACGACCCCACCTTCCAGCCGCCCGAGCTGGTGCGCAAGGTTCTGGCCGCCACCGAAGCCGCCCCCGGCACCTCCCTCCAGGACCTGGTGGTACGGGCCATCGCACGCCTGGAGCCCGCCCCCCACGTGCCCGCCACAGCCCGGCTCCGCCGCCTCCACGCCCTCCTGGCCTACCGCTACGTCCAGGAGCTGACCCAGGAGGAGACGGCCGAGCGGCTGGGCATCACCCCCCGCCACCTGCGCCGGGAACAGCAGCGGGCTGTGCACCTCCTGGCCCAGCGCCTCTGGGAGCAGTACCGTCGGCGCTCTGCCCCGGTGACGGATGAGGGGATGAATGCGGGGATGAACGAAGTGACGAAAGAACTGACGGAGGGTCCCGAAGCCCTGGAGCCAGCCCCGTCCGATGTCCCGTCTGACCCCGCCCAGGCCTGGCGCTCCCAGGTGCACCGGGAGCTGGCCTCCCTCCAGCAGAACGCCCCCGGCCAGGTGGCCGATGTGTTGGCCGCCATCCAGGATGTGGTCCGCATCCAGCAGCCCGTGGCCGCCCGCTACCAGGTGCAGCTGACGGCCGAATCGGAGCTGCCCGCCGGCGTGACCTCGGTGCACCCCTCCATCCTGCGCCAGATCCTGATCATGGCCGTGCAGCGCCTGGCCCAGCAGATGGCCGGGGGACGGATCCGGCTGGCCGCCCGGCCCGACGGGGACGCGGTGGCCCTGCAGGTCGTCAGCACACCTGCAGCCCAGTCGCCCCCCAACAGCGAGTTCATCCGAGAGACGGTGGCCGCCCAGGGGGGCACGGTTCAGATTCGCCACGATCCGGAGCACAGCGGCTTCCACATCCGGCTGCCCCGGGTTCGTGAAGTCAAGGTGCTGGTGGTGGACGACAACCGGGACCTGGTCCACGTCTATCGCCGCTACACGGAGCGCACCCGCTATCGCATCAGCCATGTGGCCGAGGGCCAGCGGGCCTTTGAGGCCATCGCCACCCTGGCCCCGGACCTGATCGTGCTGGACGTGATGCTGCCCGATATGGACGGTTGGGAAGTGCTGACCCGGCTCCACGAGGACCCCCAGACCCGGGGGACGCCGGTGGTGGTGTGCTCAGTGGTACGGGGGGAGGAGCTGGCCCTGGCCCTGGGCGCGACGCTCTACGTGGCCAAGCCGGTGGGGCGGGAAACCTTTATCCAGGCGCTGGAGCTGGCTCTGGCGCGAGCAGGGAGGCCGCCAGCTCCAGGGAGCCCTCCATGAATTTGTGCACCGGGATTCCCTGGCCCAGGGTGATGGTCCACTGGGGGACAGTGGACGGCTGGACGGTCAGATCCTGGGCCGAGACGATAGTGACGGGGATCTCCCGTAGCCCGGGGTCCTGGCTCTTTTGCGCCAGGAAGGCCCAGCCGTCCATGTCTGGCAGGCTGATGTCCAGGAAAATGGCATCGGGGGGCCGGGTACGGAGGATGGAGAGGGCCTCGCCAGCGCTCCCCACGCCGCTCACCGTCAGCCCGGGCACCAGGAGCTTCAACATGCGGGCCAGCAACTTGCGGAAGTCCGGATCGTCGTCCACGATGAGGATGTGGGCCACGGGACGGCCCAAAGCATCCAGGCTGGCCTGCAGATCGGCCCGGGTCACGGGCTTGATCAGGTAGCGGACCGCGCCGGCATCCCATACCTGGCCCATGGTGGAGGGGAGCACCGTGCCGATGACCGGCGTATCCGGCGCCAGGGGGCGCAGCCGCTCCAGCAGGCCCTGCAGCTGGGCCGGCTCTGGGGCGTTGACGAAGAGGGCGTGGGCCGGGCACTCCTCCAGTTCCTCCAGCACCTCCTGCTCATCCAGGGCTTCCACCAGCTCCAGGTCGTCGAAGTGTTGGGCCAGCATGTGGTAGAGCTCGCCACTCTGGTCGCAGACGATGACGCGCCGGCTGTAGGGAAGCCGGGGGATGGCCGGGCGTTCGCTGCGCTCCAGCCACTGCCACTCCTCACTGATCCACCGATTGGGCGGCGCGATGGCCTCGGCCAGGGGAAAGATGGGTAGCTGGAAGACAAAGGTGCTGCCCTGGCCGGGCTCGCTCTCCACCCAGATGCGCCCCTCGTGGAGTTCCACAAACTGCTTGCTAATGCTCAGCCCCAGGCCGCTGCCGCTGCGATCCCGCCAGACGCTGTTGGACCCCTGGTAGAAGGGCTCGAAGATCCGCTCCGTGTCCTGGGGCGCGATGCCCGGCCCGGTATCGATGACCCGCACCACCACGTAGGGCGCCTTTTCCTCGATTTCCACCTGAACGCCACCCCTTTCCGTGTAGCGGGCCGCATTGCTGACCAGGTTGAGGATTACCTGGCGGATGCGGGTGCGGTCGCAGTAGACCGTGGGGATGGGCTCGTCTGCCTGGAAGCGCAGCCAGAGGCCCTTCTTCTCCGTCAGGGGGCGGACCGTGGTCACCGCCGCCTCGATCTCCTGGCACAGGTCCACCCACTCCCGGTGTAGGGTGAGGCGGCCGGCCTCAGTCTGGCTCAGGTCCAGGACGTCGTTGACCATGCTGGCCAGGTGGGTGCAGTTGCGCTGGACGATGCGCAGATCCTCCAGCAGGGTGGCGGGCAGGCTGTGGTGGTAGAGGTCGGGCTTTTCCACCATGAGGTCCACCAGGCCGATGATCATGTTGAGGGGTGTGCGGAATTCGTGGCTCACCTTGGCCACGAAGGCGGCCTTGGCCTTGTGGGCCTCCTCGGCCATCAGGCGGGTCATGGCCAGCCGCTCGTTGAGCAGGTCCAGTTGCCGGTTGGCGTGGAGGAGCTCATCCAGCACCTGCTCCAGCTCGGCCTTGCGCTGGCGTGCCTCTTCCAGCAGTTGCTGGGCCCGCTGGTAGTGTTGCCAGGACCAGAGGACCACCTGCTGCACCGGCCGGGAGCGGGCGTATAGCAGGCCCATGGCGATCCAGAGGCCGGCCAGCACCAGGGAACGGTCGGCAGGTGTGACCGGTCCTGGCAGGGAGGAGAGCCAGAGCAGGGAGCTGAGGCCGGCGGTGGCCAGGGCGAAGGGCAGGTCCACCAGGGCGAGGGCCAGGATGAGGGGGGTGGGGGCCAGGGTCAGCAGGCCGGGGTAGGCCAGCCAGCGGTAGCCGGCCACGATGAGCAGTGCGCAGCCCAGCGGGGCCGTCCAGCGGGCCATCAAGGGCCAGCGCTGCTTCAAGAGGTAGACCAGCAGGGCCAGGAGGCAGAGGCTGTTTCCCAGCAGCAGGCCCCGGAAGCGCAGGGTGAGATCTTGTTGGAAGTCGCTCAGCCACATGGTCACTAGCCCCATGGCCACGAACAGGGCCATGGCCCAGTGCAGGGAGATGCGAAGTTCCGCACTGGCCGTCTCGGCCTTGGGCTGGGGTAAAGGCTGGCGCACTGGCTGGACGAAAGGTGTCGTCATGGTCATGGGCACCTCCGAAAAAGGCAGGGAGCTCCAGGCTGGGGATCGCCTGAAACTCCCTGGCATTTCGTGTCGTACTCTTGTCGAACCGGCATTTGGAAGGGCTGGATGTCCGGCTTGATCCGTTTCGTACCGGTCGCTGGGACTTTTGCCTACCCCTTCACCGCCCCGGCGGTCAGGCCGGCCACCATGAAGCGCTGCCCCAGCATGTAGATGATCACCACCGGGACGGCCATGAGCAGCGCGGCGGCCATCAGCTCGCCCCAGGGCAACACGTCGCCGATGATCATCTGGGCCAGCCCCACCGAGAGGGTGAAGAGCCGCTCCTTGGAGAGGAAGACGTAGGCGAAGAGGAACTCTTTCCACGCCTGGGTGATGGCGAAGAGGGCTGCAGCCAGCAGGGCCGGCGCCGCCAGGGGCAGCACAATCCGCCACCAGGCCTGGAAGTGGTTGCAGCCATCGATGAGTGCCGCCTCTTCCAGCTCGTGGGGGATGGAGGCGTAGTACCCCATCATCAGCCAGGTGGCGAAGGGCAGGGTGAAGGTCGGGTACGCAATCATCAGCCCCGTCAGGCTGTTGGTGAGCCGCAGGACGCTGAAGATCTGGTAGATGGGGATGAACATCAGCACGGCCGGCATGAGGTAGGCCACCAGCACCAGGCTGCTGAAGACGTTGGAACCCCGCCAGCGTAGCCGGGTCAGCCCGTAGGCCCCCATGGAGGCCACCACCACCGAGACGGCCGTGCTGACCACCGCCACGATGACCGTATTCTGATACCAGAGGGCAAAGGCCCGGGTCGGCCCGAAGAGGGTCCGGAACTGCTCCAACGTCCACGGCGACGGCCAGAAGACCGACTCGAAACTGGTCCACTGGCGGGTGGTCTTGAAGGCCGTGATCACCACCCAGTAGAAGGGAATCAGTTCGAAGCTGAGCAGGAGCAGCAGGAGAATGCCCGCCACCACACCCCCCAGGCGGCGGGAGAGTCGACGGGCCCGCACCCGACCGGCCGGACTGTCGCCCAGGAATAGGCGGCCCAGGCTCTGGCCCACCCGGGCCAACAGGCTTTCCACGGCGTCGTTGACGATCTCAAACGCCCAGAGGAGCACCCGCAGCACGGTGGTGAAGGGCCAGAAGAAGGCCGACGCCAGCTGGCTGCCGAGACCTTCTACTTCCTCCACCCGGCCCTCTTCCACCCGGCCTCCGGCCGACATGTAACGGCCCAGGAAGAAGATGAAGATGGCCAGGATGGGCGCCATGGTCATGGCCACCGCCACGCCCACGCCCATGCGCAGACTGCCGATGGCATATTCCCACGACAGGATGGAGTAGAGGCGGGTGGCGCCGGCCGGCCCACCGTTGGTCAGCAGGAAGACCTCGGTGAAGTTGTTGAAGGTCCAGATGGTGGAGAGCAACACCGCCACGATGATCACGTAGCGCAGGCCTGGCAGGGTCACGTGCAGGAAGAGCCGCCAGGCGTTGGCGCCGTCGATGCGGGCCGCTTCATAGAGCTCCTGGTCGATGGCGCTCAGACCCGCCAGCATCATGACCGTGAAGAAGGGGATGCCCTGCCAGATGTTGACCAGGATCACCGAGGGCATGGCTGTGCTGTAGGAACCCAGCCAGGGAAAACCCCGTTCCACCAGGTTCATCTGTAGCAGGAACTGGTTGACGCCGCCGTAGACCGGGTCCAGCAGGTTGCGCCAGGTCAGGGCGATCACCACCGAAGGCACAATCCAGGGCAAGAGCACCAGGCCTGTCAGCACATTGCGATAGCGAGTGATGCGATGGATGAGCAGCGCGGCCAGCAGACCCAGCCAGAACTTGAAGAACACCGAGCTGACGGTGTAGACAATGGTGTTCTTCACCGATTGGCGGAATGCATCACTTTCCCACAGGATCTGGTAGTTGCGCAAACCGACGAAAGGCCCGGTCTGGAGGCTCACCGTGTTGGTGAAGCTCAGGTAGACCGCGTTCATGAAGGGATACGCGATCAGGCCACCCATCAAGACGAGGGTGGGCAGGACAAAGACATAGGCGGTGGCCCAGTCCCGGCCCAGGATCCGTTGCAGGGTTACCCGCAAGGTCCGACGTTGCGGTTTGGCGACAGCACCAGATCCGAGATAGGTTGTCTGGCTCATATCCCCCTCTCCCAGCCTTGAAACAGGGTCGACAGGGTGGCGCCTACTCCCCAGGCGCCACCCCACCAGGTTCCTTGCTTACTCACCGGCGGCGCCGAATTCCTTGAAGATCTGGATGGAGCGCTCTGCCGCGTCTTTGACCGCTTCGGCGGCGGTCATCTGGCCGTTGATGACGTTGGCCACCATGTCGGTGTGGATGTTAGAGTTGGCCACCGCACCGATCTGGGCCGTGGACGGCCCCGGCCAGGCCAGGCCGGTCCAGCCGCTGGGATCCAGGGCGGTGTCCTTCAGGGCCGTAGAGATGGGGTTGCCGGCAATCTCTTCCCAGTCCCACATGGTGCTGTAGCCGGGTACGGCATAGGCCACCGCGTTGCTGTAGATGCCCTTCATGACATCTTCCTCGAAGAAGCTGAGGATCAGCTCCTGGGCTGCCTGAGGATTCTTGGCGCCCTTGATCAGGTGGAGGTACATGCCGCCCAGGCCGTTGAAATCCTGCAGGACAGGCCCACCCTTGGGGACGTCGTACATGGTCAGGTCGGCAATCTCCAGCCCGTCGGCCACGGCCTTGGCGTAGACGGTGCCCGCGTTCTGGGTGTAGGCAATCTTGCCGCCCAGGTACGCCTCGTTGTTGGAGGTGTCGGTCCAGCTGAGGACGCCGGGCGGGAGCATGGGCTCCCACTGGGGATTGGTGTAGAGATCCACCAGCCACTCCACCGCGGCCACCGCTTCCGGCGAATCGATGGTCACCTTCTGGCCGGTCTCGTCCACCCAGGTGGCGCCCCAGCCGTGGAGGACCCGGGTGATCAGGTAGCCGCCGTCGCCGCTGCGGTTGACCGTCATGCCCCAGCCCCACATCTCGTTGGCCGGGTCCGAAACGGCCAGGGCCGCGTCCCGCAGCTCTTCGTAGGTGCGCATGCTGGCCAGGTCGATGTTGGCCGCTTCGAAAAGATCCCGTCGAGCCCAGCCGCCGTCGCTGCGGCAGTGGAGGGTGACACCCACATACTCGCCGTCCAGGAAGGTTTCAGCCTTGGGACGGGGGTTCGGCTCGCCGTATTTGGCGCTCACCTCCTGCTGGAGATCGGTGACCGGCTGCAGGGTGCCCAGCTGGTGCAACTGGAAGGGGTTGATGTTGTCGATCCACACGTCGGGTGGTTCCCCGGCCTGGACGGCCGCCGCCACTTTCTGGATGTCCGCGCCGGTGCCGGCGAAACCGGCGGTGTAGGCCACATCCAGCTGCAGCCCCTTTTCCTCCGCAAAGGAGACGATGTGCTGGCGGATAAACTCATTGTATTCGGGGTGGAAGTCCTGCTTGTGGAGGACCCAGAGGGAGCCGGGCTCCGCGGCTGGTGCGGCGCCCCCGGCGCTGCCGGTATCCGTGGCCGGGGCCGGGGCGGCCGGCACGCAGGCGGCCAGCGCGGAGAGGCCAACGGCACTTCCCGT
Proteins encoded in this region:
- a CDS encoding carbohydrate ABC transporter permease, coding for MAHMQNASQISKQPGTGGGPLAWLTANTLTGMRRRKAAMGYLFLLPTVLGILIFTAGPVLVSFGLSFFQWNVFTAPQLVGAENYQRLITDKQVLTSFLNTFRFVAMAVTTQIVLALILALAVTQKMGRFFRYYFRSAFFLPLLMSSAAVSISLGYMFHREFGVVNYYLTLIGLPRVPWLNSSTWALITVMIAYVWHQLGFTFILFIGGLTNISPEILDAADVDGATGLRRIWHIILPMLSPTLLFAIVVSVIGALQVFEQPYIMTRGGPGDASRTAVMVMYEAAFKNLEFGYGSAITVILFIVIMLVTMAQFWLSRRWVFYQ
- a CDS encoding ABC transporter substrate-binding protein → MAGLTSLGMTLVACSTPAAPQAPAAEQGSESAAPAAEKILLRVQGNATNEQPLADLFMERNGQVEIEYINVTGIDHEEVASKILSMVAAGQTLDIGFAATEATQLYAGQGLAEPLDEYVKRDEAELAEYFADVHPSLIEAMMWEGSLYELSRDFNAANMYYNTELFAEAGYDHPASDWTVEDFLEIARAITKKNASGETEVFGYAWTNRLWGSWMPWIFVNESNLLTEERAPGGEWLWQTFYKDDPAAEGRGGGFRWLAPKANDPANVEALELMQELTREGTAPAIELGGGQTLQGFFTSGKLGMTPAGGFWAGGLHNAGMPKGAFDVQLFPKWKSQRHQFGTGGKFMFTGSEHKDIAWEFQKLEVSKEGMAVNGIFNPVILTTPSRRSMVNAEAFAETGPEHWEVFYSTLDDHPDTAPIPAPPISNAMTNIFTKYTGLAMTFELTAQQALDQMQAELEELYARQGQNMYKLEG
- a CDS encoding response regulator, producing MAMLAGMFDDFEQQLRETLTHLYDPTFQPPELVRKVLAATEAAPGTSLQDLVVRAIARLEPAPHVPATARLRRLHALLAYRYVQELTQEETAERLGITPRHLRREQQRAVHLLAQRLWEQYRRRSAPVTDEGMNAGMNEVTKELTEGPEALEPAPSDVPSDPAQAWRSQVHRELASLQQNAPGQVADVLAAIQDVVRIQQPVAARYQVQLTAESELPAGVTSVHPSILRQILIMAVQRLAQQMAGGRIRLAARPDGDAVALQVVSTPAAQSPPNSEFIRETVAAQGGTVQIRHDPEHSGFHIRLPRVREVKVLVVDDNRDLVHVYRRYTERTRYRISHVAEGQRAFEAIATLAPDLIVLDVMLPDMDGWEVLTRLHEDPQTRGTPVVVCSVVRGEELALALGATLYVAKPVGRETFIQALELALARAGRPPAPGSPP
- a CDS encoding ATP-binding response regulator; translation: MTMTTPFVQPVRQPLPQPKAETASAELRISLHWAMALFVAMGLVTMWLSDFQQDLTLRFRGLLLGNSLCLLALLVYLLKQRWPLMARWTAPLGCALLIVAGYRWLAYPGLLTLAPTPLILALALVDLPFALATAGLSSLLWLSSLPGPVTPADRSLVLAGLWIAMGLLYARSRPVQQVVLWSWQHYQRAQQLLEEARQRKAELEQVLDELLHANRQLDLLNERLAMTRLMAEEAHKAKAAFVAKVSHEFRTPLNMIIGLVDLMVEKPDLYHHSLPATLLEDLRIVQRNCTHLASMVNDVLDLSQTEAGRLTLHREWVDLCQEIEAAVTTVRPLTEKKGLWLRFQADEPIPTVYCDRTRIRQVILNLVSNAARYTERGGVQVEIEEKAPYVVVRVIDTGPGIAPQDTERIFEPFYQGSNSVWRDRSGSGLGLSISKQFVELHEGRIWVESEPGQGSTFVFQLPIFPLAEAIAPPNRWISEEWQWLERSERPAIPRLPYSRRVIVCDQSGELYHMLAQHFDDLELVEALDEQEVLEELEECPAHALFVNAPEPAQLQGLLERLRPLAPDTPVIGTVLPSTMGQVWDAGAVRYLIKPVTRADLQASLDALGRPVAHILIVDDDPDFRKLLARMLKLLVPGLTVSGVGSAGEALSILRTRPPDAIFLDISLPDMDGWAFLAQKSQDPGLREIPVTIVSAQDLTVQPSTVPQWTITLGQGIPVHKFMEGSLELAASLLAPEPAPAPG
- a CDS encoding ABC transporter permease, with the translated sequence MSQTTYLGSGAVAKPQRRTLRVTLQRILGRDWATAYVFVLPTLVLMGGLIAYPFMNAVYLSFTNTVSLQTGPFVGLRNYQILWESDAFRQSVKNTIVYTVSSVFFKFWLGLLAALLIHRITRYRNVLTGLVLLPWIVPSVVIALTWRNLLDPVYGGVNQFLLQMNLVERGFPWLGSYSTAMPSVILVNIWQGIPFFTVMMLAGLSAIDQELYEAARIDGANAWRLFLHVTLPGLRYVIIVAVLLSTIWTFNNFTEVFLLTNGGPAGATRLYSILSWEYAIGSLRMGVGVAVAMTMAPILAIFIFFLGRYMSAGGRVEEGRVEEVEGLGSQLASAFFWPFTTVLRVLLWAFEIVNDAVESLLARVGQSLGRLFLGDSPAGRVRARRLSRRLGGVVAGILLLLLLSFELIPFYWVVITAFKTTRQWTSFESVFWPSPWTLEQFRTLFGPTRAFALWYQNTVIVAVVSTAVSVVVASMGAYGLTRLRWRGSNVFSSLVLVAYLMPAVLMFIPIYQIFSVLRLTNSLTGLMIAYPTFTLPFATWLMMGYYASIPHELEEAALIDGCNHFQAWWRIVLPLAAPALLAAALFAITQAWKEFLFAYVFLSKERLFTLSVGLAQMIIGDVLPWGELMAAALLMAVPVVIIYMLGQRFMVAGLTAGAVKG
- a CDS encoding extracellular solute-binding protein gives rise to the protein MAKTNLTRRRFLQLTGSAVGLSALAACVPAAPAPATDTGSAGGAAPAAEPGSLWVLHKQDFHPEYNEFIRQHIVSFAEEKGLQLDVAYTAGFAGTGADIQKVAAAVQAGEPPDVWIDNINPFQLHQLGTLQPVTDLQQEVSAKYGEPNPRPKAETFLDGEYVGVTLHCRSDGGWARRDLFEAANIDLASMRTYEELRDAALAVSDPANEMWGWGMTVNRSGDGGYLITRVLHGWGATWVDETGQKVTIDSPEAVAAVEWLVDLYTNPQWEPMLPPGVLSWTDTSNNEAYLGGKIAYTQNAGTVYAKAVADGLEIADLTMYDVPKGGPVLQDFNGLGGMYLHLIKGAKNPQAAQELILSFFEEDVMKGIYSNAVAYAVPGYSTMWDWEEIAGNPISTALKDTALDPSGWTGLAWPGPSTAQIGAVANSNIHTDMVANVINGQMTAAEAVKDAAERSIQIFKEFGAAGE